The genomic DNA ATGTCTTTGGCATTAGCCCGCGCCAAACCGCAGACGGTGCAATTCTTGATTTCACCGGCAACGCGCTTGACGGCTTCAAAATCGCCGGGCGAAGTAACCGGGAAGCCGGCTTCAATGACGTCAACACCGAGCAGGTCAAGCGCCCGGGCGATCTCCAGTTTTTCCTGAATGTTCAGGGCTGCGCCGGCTGCCTGTTCGCCGTCCCGCAGCGTAGTATCAAAAATCTTTAACTTGTCCATTTATCCGGAATCCTCCTAAAATCGTTATTTTCAGATAACGGCTACCCCTCCTCCTGCCAGGAAGAGGGGTAAATAAGGATGAGAAGATTCCGGGATAAATATTTCATGCGTTTCAGACTTTCAATGCCGCTTATTTTTTAGGTTTGTTCAGCCAGCTCATCATACCGCGCAGCTGCTCGCCGACGATTTCAATGGGATGGGTGGCCTCAATACGCCTGGTGGCGTTGAAGTGAGGCTTGCCGGCCTGATTTTCCAGTATCCATTCGCGGGCGAAAGTGCCGTCCTGAATCTCGGTCAGTACCCGCCACATTTCATCTTTGGTTTCATCGGTGATGATGCGCGGACCGGTAACGTAGTCGCCGTACTCTGCGGTGTCGCTGACCGAATAACGCATATAGCGCAAGCCGCCGCGGTACATCAGGTCAACAATCAGCTTAAGTTCATGCAGACACTCAAAATAGGCGACTTCCGGCTGATACCCGGCTTCAACCAGTGTTTCAAATCCGGCTTTCACCAGGGCAGCGGTCCCACCGCAAAGAACTGCCTGTTCACCGAAAAGGTCGGTTTCGGTTTCTTCCGCGAAAGTGGTTTCTAAAACACCGGCCCGGGCCGCGCCGATACCGGAGGCATAGGCCAGCGCGGTGTCATGGGCTTTACCGCTGGCATTCTGAAACACGGCGATGAGCGCCGGCACGCCGGCACCTTCAGTATAAACCTGACGAACCATGTGACCGGGTCCCTTGGGAGCGATCATGGCGACGTCTATATTATCCGGCGGCAGTATCTGGTCAAAATGAATGTTAAAGCCGTGGGCAAACATCAAAGTCATGCCGGGCTTCAAATTAGGTTCAACGTCTTCCCGGTAGATTTTGGCCTGAACCTGATCCGGGGCCAGAATCATGAGAATATCAGATTTTTTAGCGGTTTCAGCGTTGGAGAAGACCTGAAAGCCGTCTTCCCCGGCCTGAGTGCAGGTGGGGGATTTGGGCCGTCCGCCGATAATGACGTTGAAACCACTGTCCCGCAAATTCTGTGCGTGGGCGTGTCCCTGACTGCCGTAGCCGATAATACCAATTACCTTATCCTTGAGCAGCTCGGGGTTGCAATCTTTTTCGTAATAAATGGTAGCCATTTTTTCTCCTATTATTTTTCTGATTCAACGTCGGTGCGACGATTCACCTGGTCGCCGCGAGGCATGGCAATACGCCCGGTGCGGGTCATTTCCATGATGCCAAAGGGCTTGAGTAGATTATACAGGGAATCTACTTTTTCCTCATCTCCGGTGGCTTCAACCATGACGGAACCGGCGGAAACATCAACAATTTTGGCCCGGAAGATATCCACTATCTGCATGATTTCCGAACGATTTTCCGCAGTGGCCTTGACTTTAATTAAAGCCAGTTCGCGGGTTACGATGTCCTGAGACGTAATATCCTGAACGCGGATGACATCAATTATTTTTTCTACCTGTTTGCGAATCTGTTCTACCTGGGTGGTGGTTCCTTCAGCCACGATGGTCATGCGGGACAGATGCGGGGTTTCTGAGTGGCCGACAGCGATAGAGTCTATGTTAAAACCGCGGCGGCGGAACAGACTGGCCATGCGGTTCAGGACACCGGGACGGTCAGCAACCAGAGCGACAATAGTATGTTTGGCGGCAGCCATCAGCAAGCCTCCTTTTTGGGCTCATGAAGAATATTGTTTATGCCGGCACCGGGCGGCACCATCGGATACACATTTTCCTCCGGCTCAATGATAAAATTCAAAATGAACGGCCCGTCGGTCGCGGCCGCCTGTTCAATGGCTGCTTCCACTTCGGCTTTACAGGTGACGTTTCTGGCCGGAATGCTGTAACCATCAGATATTTTAATAAAATCAGGGCACCACAGCGGCGTAGCTGAATAGTTGTGGTCGTAAAAAAGTTCCTGCCACTGACGCACCATGCCTAAAAAGCCGTTGTTCAGAATGGCGATCTTGACCGGGGCGTTTTCCTGACGAATAGTGCCAAGTTCCTGAATAGTCATCTGGATGCTGCCGTCACCGGCGATGCACCACACCGGTTCACCCGGCAATCCAACCTGTGCGCCGAAGGCGGCCGGCAACTCAAAGCCCATGGTGCCCAAGCCTCCGGAAGTAATAAAGCTGTTTGGTTTATCGTAGTAATAATGCAGGGCGGCAAACATCTGATGCTGCCCGACTCCGGTGACTATGGTAGCTTGGCCCTGGGTCTTTTCCCAGATTTTGCGGATAACGTACTGCGGCAGGATAGTGTCGGATTCCCGGATTTCCACGCCTGACGGGTATTCTTTTTTCCAACCGTTTATCCTGCTCAACCAATCTGAATGGTCGCCGGGGGCAATCTCTTTATTCAGTTCAAGGAGAACGGTCCTGACGTCACCGACGATGGGGACGTCCACTTTAACGTTCTTGCCGACTTCGGCGGGGTCAATATCAATATGCACCACTTTTGCTGACGGGGCAAAGGCACTGATCTTGCCGGTGGCCCGGTCATCAAACCGCATGCCGATGGCAATAATCAGGTCAGAGTCAGTCACCGCCATATTGGCACAAGCCAGGCCGTGCATGCCCAACATCCCCAGCGAAAGTTCATGGGTTTCCGGAAAGCTGGAAATACCCAAAAGCGTGGTGATTACCGGAATATTGGTGGTTTCAGCCAGTTGCCGCAATTCCTTGTAAGCGCCGGAGATACGGACGCCGTGGCCGGCGATAATCACCGGTTTTGAGGCCTCGCCAATCAGCTTGACGGCCTTTTTTACCTGAAGCTGATTACCGGCTCTGGTGGGTTTGTAACCCGGCAGATGGACTTTGGAGGGATAATGAAATTCAGCGGCCGCCTGCTGGATGTCGCGCGGCAGATCTATCAACACCGGGCCGGGACGACCGGTACCGGCGATGTAAAAAGCCTCTTTAATGGTCCGCGCCAGGTCATTGACATCGGTGACCAGATAATTATGTTTGGTTATCGGTAACGTGATGCCGGTAATGTCTGCTTCCTGGAAGGCGTCCCGGCCGATCATCGCCATGGGTACCTGGCCGGTGATGGCCACCATTGGAATAGAATCAATGTAAGCATTGGCCAAACCGGTCACCAGATTGGTGGCCCCGGGGCCGGAAGTTGCCAGACAAACGCCGACCTTGCCGGTAACCCGGGCATAGGCATCAGCGGCGTGGACCGCACCCTGTTCATGGCGAACCAGAATATGCCGCAGTTTCGGATAATCAGTCAGCGTGTGATATAAAGGCAATACCTGCCCGCCGGGGTAGCCGAAGATGACTTCAACGCCCTCTTTCAACAGGCTTTCGCATAAAATCTCTGAACCGGTTTGCTTCATCTTGTGCTCCTAATCGGTAAAAACCGCCCCGCGGCTGGCGGAACTGACCCTTGAGGCGTAGCGTTTCAAATAGCCGGAGTTAACCCTGGCCTGAAATACCGGGAGGCGTGATAATCTCAATTTGATTTCCTCATCGCTCAGCCGGACATTAAGCTGGTGCAAGGGAATGTTTATGTCTACAATGTCCCCTTCCTGCAGCGCGGCTAAAGGTCCGCCCAACGCGGCTTCCGGAGCGGCATGGCCGATAGCCGCACCGCGAGTGGCGCCGGAGAAACGGCCATCGGTTATCAGTGCAACCTCTTTATCCAAACCCATGCCGGACAGCATTGAAGTTGGAGTCAGCATTTCACGCATGCCGGGACCGCCCCGCGGCCCTTCATAGCGGATAATCACGATATCACCGGACTTCACTTTACCCGATTTAATACCATCGGTAGCGGCTTCTTCCGACTCAAATATGCAGGCCGGACCGGTATGCACCATCATCTCCGCGGCGACGGCCGAACGCTTAACCACGGCCCCTTCCGGGGCTAAATTACCGAACAATATAGCAATACCGCCGGTGGCGGCTACCGGGTTTTTCAGCGAGCGGATTACCTGTCCGTCAGCCGGAATGGCTTCTTTTAAAACATCCCCGAGAATGCCGCCAAAGACACTCCGGGTATCCAGGTGCAGGAAGCCGTGCAGTTCCCGCATTACGGCCGGAATGCCGCCAGCCGCATCAAGGTCTTCAATGTGGTCATCACCGGCCGGCCGGATACGGCACAGGCACGGTGTTTTGTCGCTTATTTCGTTAATCCGGCTTAAAGGGTATTCAATACCGGCTTCATGAGCAATGGCGGTCAGGTGCAGCACTGAATTGCTGCTGCCGCCCAGCGCCACATCAACCACAAAGGCATTATCAATGGCTTTTTTGGTAATAATCTCCCGCGGCCGGAGGTCCTCGGCGATCAATCGTAAAATAGTCTCTCCGGCTTGCTGGGCCAGGGCGCGGCGGCGGCTGTCAACGGCCGGGATGGTGCCGTTACCCGGCAGGCCGATACCCAAAACCTCGGTCAGGCAATTCATGGTGTTGGCCGTAAACAGCCCGGAGCAGGAACCGCAACCGGGACAGGCCGCGGCCTCAACTGATTCCAATTCTTCAGCCGATACGGTGCCCTTGACGAAGCCGCCTACGGCTTCAAAAACTGAGCTCAGATCAACCGCCTTAACCTGGCCGTCTTTATGGAGACGCCCGGCCAGCATCGGCCCGCCGCTGACAAATACGGCCGGAATATTCAACCTGACCGCGGCCATCAGCATGCCGGGAATGACTTTATCACAATTAGGAATAAACACCAGACCGTCAAAGGCATGTGCCCGGGCCATAACCTCTACCGTATCGGTAATCAGTTCCCGGGAAGCGAGGCTGTACTTCATGCCGTCATGATTCATGGCCAGACCATCGCAGACTGCAATGGTGTTGAACTCAAACGGGACGCCGCCGGCCTGGGTGACGCCCTTTTTGACCGCATCAGCTATATCCCGAAGATGCTGATGCCCCGGCACTATTTCAGTGAAACTGTTGACAATGCCGATAAAAGGCTTTTTGAAATCCGCCGGAGCTACACCGAGCGACCGCAGCAAGGCGCGATGGGGTGCGCGTTCAACACCGGTTTTTATGGAATCACTGTTCATACGGGCCGCCTAACTAAAAACCGTCCTGAGGGGGACGGGTAAAAATAGTACATCTAACCTTATCACAGGCACGATAATTTATCAAGGAAATACGATTAAAATCCGGTTAACGGCAGGCGGAAATCTTATCAATGCGCCGCTGATGACGCCCGCCTTCAAATTCGGTGTTTATGAATACGGTGAGCACTTCCAAATTAAGGTCGTCACCGTTAAGCTCGCCCAGGCACAGAATATTGGCGTCGTTATGACGCCGGGTCAGCTCAGCGTATTCCGTCTGGTAGCAGAGGGCCGCTCTGGCGCCGGGGTATTTGTTGGCCGTCATGCTCATGCCGATGCCGGTGCCGCAAATGAGAACCCCCCGGTCGGCGTCATCGTTGACCACCTTTGAGGCGACCAGGTGGCCGAAATCGGGATAATCAGCAGATTCCGCACTGTCGGTGCCGAAGTCGTAAACTTCGTGGCCCTGTGCGCTCAGTAAAGCCGTGATTTTAACTTTTAACCCATATCCGCGGTGGTCATTACCGATAGCAATTTTCATAAAATCCTACTTGTAGAAATTTTCCAATTCTTCCCGTTCAACTGCGCCTTCCCGGACGATGGCCGGAGGATCTGAAGTCAGGTCAATAATGGTGGATTCTTTGCCCCCCGGACAGGAACCGCCGTCAAGGACAAAATCCACCAGATGACCGATTTGGGCCGATACCTCACCGGCGGTGCAGACGCTGCCGTGCCCGCTCAAGTTGGCGCTGGTGCCGGTCAGCGGGGCGCCGCAGGCTTTAATCAAGTACAAAGGCAACGTATGACCCGGAATACGTACAGCCACGGTGTCCCGGTCGCCGGTGACAATATCAGGCACTTCCGAAGTTTTCTTTAATATTACCGTCAGCCCGCCGGGCATGAATCTCCTGACCAGGCGGTCAGCCAGCGGCGTCATCTCAGCTACCTGTCTCATCTGAATGGTATCGGCAACGAGCACAGGCAACGCCTTGGTGGTTTCGCGACCTTTGATATCAAAAATACGGCTGACGGCTGCCGGAAATTTGATGGAGGCCGCCAGGCAATAAACCGTATCGGTCGGAAAAGCCACTACCCCGCCGCCCTTAATAATTGCCACTGCCCGCGCCAAAGCACCGGGGGTGGAGTTGTTGGAAAATTCCGCTGTCATACTTTATGTCTACCTAAAGTATATATCTTGACGCTAGTATATCAGAATGATAATCTTTTATACTATTAACATGACAAAAAATGAAGAGCTTAGCCCTAAGGAATCCCATCGCGTTACCACGTCGGGCGACATTGAGGTATCCACTTATCTGGAAATCGCCAAGCAGGCTGATACCACCGAGGCCGGTGGCGCCGTGTCCGGTGCCTCCAGGGAATCCATTGTCATTTTTGACTTCGGCTCCCAGTACAGTCTGCTCATCGCGCGGCGGATTCGCGAATTAAACGTTTATTGTGAATTGGTTCCTCATAACACGCCATGGGAGAAAATTGCCCATCTGAATCCCAAGGGGTTCATTCTTTCCGGCGGCCCGGCCAGTGTGTACGCCCCGGGAGCCCCCATGGCGCCGGCTTATATCTATGAGAGTAAAATGCCGGTACTGGGCGTCTGTTACGGGATGCAGTTAATCACTCAGCAACTCGGCGGCATCGTCGCCGAAGGCCAGGCCCGTGAATACGGCCATGCCGTGCTGCATCTGAGTGAATTTGATGACCCGTTCTTCAAGGACCTGCCCGATGCCTCCGCCGCCTGGATGAGCCACGGCGATCGGGTGGAAAAACTTCCGCCTGATTTTAAGTCACTGGCTTATACCGAAAATTCTCCCTACGCAGTAATGGGCAACGGCAAGAACATATACGGCCTGCAGTTTCATCCTGAAGTGGCCCATACACCCTACGGCAAGACTTTGCTCCAGAATTTCGTATTCAACATCTGCGGTTGCCAGCCCAGTTGGACGCCGGGGCATTTTATTTCCGAGAGTATTGCTAAAATCAAGGAACAGGTGGGCGGCGGCAAAGTTATCGCTGCGCTATCCGGCGGCGTGGATTCGTCCATTGTGGCCAGCCTGATTCATCGGGCTATCGGCGACCAACTTACCTGTATTTTTGTTAATAACGGGCTGCTCCGGCGCGAGGAAGCCGACCGCACCTTAAAAGTCTTCCGCCAGAATCTGGGCATGAACATAGTTTATGTTGAGGCCACTGACCGTTTTTTGAAGCGATTAGCCGGAGTAACTGACCCGGAACTGAAGCGGAAGGCCATTGGAGCGGAGTTTATCGCCGTTTTTGAAGAAGAAGCATTGAAACTCGGCCAGGTGGATTTCCTGGCTCAGGGAACGTTGTACCCCGATGTGATTGAAAGCACTTCTTCCGTCGGTACGGCATCGGCCAAGATTAAGAGCCATCACAATGTGGGCGGTTTGCCGGAAAACATGGCCCTGAAACTGCTTGAACCGGTGCGTTACCTGTTTAAGGACGAGGTCAGGCAGGTCGGTATAGAGCTTGGTTTGCCGGAAGAGATGGTCTGGCGCCAGCCGTTCCCCGGCCCCGGTCTGGCAATACGGGCGATTGGCGAAGTGAACCGGGAAAAACTGGAAATGCTGCGCGCCGCCGACTGGATTGTGATGCACGAAATTAAAAAGGCAGGGCTTTATCGCCAGGTATGGCAAAGTTTTGCGATTATCACAGATGTCAGAAGCGTCGGCGTTATGGGTGATTTCAGGACTTACGGCCATATGGTGGCCATCCGCGCGGTTACCAGTGACGACGCCATGACCGCCGATTGGGCCCGGCTGCCCTATGACCTGCTGGCCCGTATATCTAACCGCATTGTCAATGAAGTGCCGGGTGTTAACCGGGTTGTTTACGATATTACCTCCAAGCCCCCGGGCACCATTGAATGGGAATAATCCCGGTTTCAGGAGAAAAGATTATGGGGCTTTTTGGTAAACGTAAGATTCAGGGTGATGAACTGCTGAATTATCTGGACTACCTGGGAGAAGAGTGGAAACTCAAAGCCTTTCAGGAAAAGGAAGCCGGCATTTATACCGCCGCGCTGGACTCCTATAACCCGAAAAACTCCAAGGATACTGAGGCGCTGGAAGGCTTGCTAAATGCTGCCAACCGACTGGCGCTGTCAGCGGCCGAACTGCTCCGCCGCAAAGATGCCATAAGTTCAGTGCCTGATCAGGCGACATCGCTGTTTTTTGCCTGGCACGCATCCTATGTAGATTACCTGGCGTGGACGGTGGCTCAGGCCGAGGCTATGGAAGATAAACTGGACGGCAAGGTGCCGGATACGACCACGGTTAAAGAGTTACAGACCAAAAGCGAGGCTTCTCAGGCCGCGGCGGACGCCGAAGAACAGAAACTGTTGAAACTGCTGGGATTTACCGAAGCCGATATGCAGCAGTTGCTGGATCGGGTCAATCAGTCAATAGAACAGGATCGTTGGCAGCCAAGAAATTTGAGCCCGCGAACCAAACGACGATAATTAGCGACCCAGGCTTAATTAATATTTAAGGCAGGACAGAACGCTGAAGATACTGGTTATCGGCGGTGGCGGACGTGAGCATGCTATCGTTTGGAAACTTAGGCAAAGCCCACAGGTTGAATCTATCTTTGTAGCCCCCGGTAACGGCGGCACTGCGGCTATCGCCCGCAATCTGGATATTGAACCGACTGATTTTCCCCGCTTACTGGCAGCCGTTGAATCAATGGGAATAGACCTGGTTATTGTCGGGCCGGAGGCTCCTTTGGCCGCCGGTTTGATTGACGACTTTCAATCCCGGCGCATACCGGCTTTCGGACCGGTCAAAGCCGCGGCACAATTGGAATCCAGCAAGACTTTTGCCCGCTCGCTGATGGAAAAATACGCCATCCCCTGCGCCAAAGGCAAGTCCTTTTCAAATTACGCTGAAGCCAGAGCATATTTACTGGAGCAGACTGCACCGCTGGTAGTAAAGGCTGACGGTCTGGCCGCCGGCAAGGGTGTCAGTGTGTGCAGCACCATAGCCGAAGCTGAAGCCGCTTTAGCGAATATTATGGAAAGCCGGGCTTTCGGGCAGGCGGGTTCCACCGTGGTTATTGAGGAATGCCTGGTCGGTCAGGAAATGAGTTTTCTGGCTTTTACCGACGGTAAAACTCTGGCTGTTATGCCGCCTGCGTGCGACTATAAAAGAGCTTTTGACGGCAATCTTGGCCCCAACACCGGCGGCATGGGTGCCTATTCTCCCCCGACCTTTTTGACGCCGCGGCTGAAAGCCCGGATTGAATCAACGGTTATGGAACCGGTTATCCGGGCGTTGGCTTCAGAAGGGATCAATTACCGGGGTGTTATCTATGCGGGTTTGATGCTGACCGAAAGCGGTCCCAAAGTCCTGGAGTTTAATGCCCGTTTCGGTGACCCGGAAACCCAGATAATATTGCCGCAGTTGCGGACAGATCTGGTGGATATCATGCTTAACATCATTAACGGAACATTGGAAAAGGTAAAGGTTGAATGGGATAATACGTCCTGCGTGACCGTGGTGATGGCCGCCGGCGGCTACCCGGAAACGTATAAAAAAGGGTTGGTTATCAACGGTCTTGGCGACGTTGACGAACAGGTTACGGTCTTCCACGCCGGCACCAGGCTGGGCAACGACGGCAAAGTAGTGACAAACGGCGGGCGAGTGCTGAATATTACCGGCTGCGGTGAGTCAATTGCAGCAGCCAGAGAAATAGCCTATCGGAACATCGGCCGGATAACCTTTGAAGGCGCACAATACCGCAGCGATATCGCTCTGTTCCCCGGCTCCTGACCGGCGTAAACCCCGTCCTCTTCAGGAAAGTTTAATTAATACAGGCAGGTATTTATGACAAAAGCAGCAATTATTATGGGTTCTAAATCTGATATGGAGATTATGAACAACACATCTGAGGTGTTGAATAAGATGGGCATTGCCCATGAAGTTCTGATTATGTCAGCCCACCGGACTCCGGAAAAGGTTCAGGATTTCTGTGCTTCAGCCAGGGAAAAGGGATTTGAACTGGTCATTGCCGGCGCCGGTGCGGCCGCTCATTTACCCGGCGTTATTGCCTCCTGGACGACCCTGCCGGTGATCGG from Dehalogenimonas sp. W includes the following:
- the rpiB gene encoding ribose 5-phosphate isomerase B, with amino-acid sequence MKIAIGNDHRGYGLKVKITALLSAQGHEVYDFGTDSAESADYPDFGHLVASKVVNDDADRGVLICGTGIGMSMTANKYPGARAALCYQTEYAELTRRHNDANILCLGELNGDDLNLEVLTVFINTEFEGGRHQRRIDKISACR
- the purE gene encoding 5-(carboxyamino)imidazole ribonucleotide mutase; translated protein: MTKAAIIMGSKSDMEIMNNTSEVLNKMGIAHEVLIMSAHRTPEKVQDFCASAREKGFELVIAGAGAAAHLPGVIASWTTLPVIGVPIPSSELNGVDSLYAIVQMPAGIPVATVAIGVAGAKNAGYLAAQILGLKYPEIAQAYDNYRNELKGN
- the guaA gene encoding glutamine-hydrolyzing GMP synthase; this translates as MTKNEELSPKESHRVTTSGDIEVSTYLEIAKQADTTEAGGAVSGASRESIVIFDFGSQYSLLIARRIRELNVYCELVPHNTPWEKIAHLNPKGFILSGGPASVYAPGAPMAPAYIYESKMPVLGVCYGMQLITQQLGGIVAEGQAREYGHAVLHLSEFDDPFFKDLPDASAAWMSHGDRVEKLPPDFKSLAYTENSPYAVMGNGKNIYGLQFHPEVAHTPYGKTLLQNFVFNICGCQPSWTPGHFISESIAKIKEQVGGGKVIAALSGGVDSSIVASLIHRAIGDQLTCIFVNNGLLRREEADRTLKVFRQNLGMNIVYVEATDRFLKRLAGVTDPELKRKAIGAEFIAVFEEEALKLGQVDFLAQGTLYPDVIESTSSVGTASAKIKSHHNVGGLPENMALKLLEPVRYLFKDEVRQVGIELGLPEEMVWRQPFPGPGLAIRAIGEVNREKLEMLRAADWIVMHEIKKAGLYRQVWQSFAIITDVRSVGVMGDFRTYGHMVAIRAVTSDDAMTADWARLPYDLLARISNRIVNEVPGVNRVVYDITSKPPGTIEWE
- the ilvD gene encoding dihydroxy-acid dehydratase, giving the protein MNSDSIKTGVERAPHRALLRSLGVAPADFKKPFIGIVNSFTEIVPGHQHLRDIADAVKKGVTQAGGVPFEFNTIAVCDGLAMNHDGMKYSLASRELITDTVEVMARAHAFDGLVFIPNCDKVIPGMLMAAVRLNIPAVFVSGGPMLAGRLHKDGQVKAVDLSSVFEAVGGFVKGTVSAEELESVEAAACPGCGSCSGLFTANTMNCLTEVLGIGLPGNGTIPAVDSRRRALAQQAGETILRLIAEDLRPREIITKKAIDNAFVVDVALGGSSNSVLHLTAIAHEAGIEYPLSRINEISDKTPCLCRIRPAGDDHIEDLDAAGGIPAVMRELHGFLHLDTRSVFGGILGDVLKEAIPADGQVIRSLKNPVAATGGIAILFGNLAPEGAVVKRSAVAAEMMVHTGPACIFESEEAATDGIKSGKVKSGDIVIIRYEGPRGGPGMREMLTPTSMLSGMGLDKEVALITDGRFSGATRGAAIGHAAPEAALGGPLAALQEGDIVDINIPLHQLNVRLSDEEIKLRLSRLPVFQARVNSGYLKRYASRVSSASRGAVFTD
- the ilvC gene encoding ketol-acid reductoisomerase, giving the protein MATIYYEKDCNPELLKDKVIGIIGYGSQGHAHAQNLRDSGFNVIIGGRPKSPTCTQAGEDGFQVFSNAETAKKSDILMILAPDQVQAKIYREDVEPNLKPGMTLMFAHGFNIHFDQILPPDNIDVAMIAPKGPGHMVRQVYTEGAGVPALIAVFQNASGKAHDTALAYASGIGAARAGVLETTFAEETETDLFGEQAVLCGGTAALVKAGFETLVEAGYQPEVAYFECLHELKLIVDLMYRGGLRYMRYSVSDTAEYGDYVTGPRIITDETKDEMWRVLTEIQDGTFAREWILENQAGKPHFNATRRIEATHPIEIVGEQLRGMMSWLNKPKK
- the ilvN gene encoding acetolactate synthase small subunit, which codes for MAAAKHTIVALVADRPGVLNRMASLFRRRGFNIDSIAVGHSETPHLSRMTIVAEGTTTQVEQIRKQVEKIIDVIRVQDITSQDIVTRELALIKVKATAENRSEIMQIVDIFRAKIVDVSAGSVMVEATGDEEKVDSLYNLLKPFGIMEMTRTGRIAMPRGDQVNRRTDVESEK
- a CDS encoding L-threonylcarbamoyladenylate synthase: MTAEFSNNSTPGALARAVAIIKGGGVVAFPTDTVYCLAASIKFPAAVSRIFDIKGRETTKALPVLVADTIQMRQVAEMTPLADRLVRRFMPGGLTVILKKTSEVPDIVTGDRDTVAVRIPGHTLPLYLIKACGAPLTGTSANLSGHGSVCTAGEVSAQIGHLVDFVLDGGSCPGGKESTIIDLTSDPPAIVREGAVEREELENFYK
- the ilvB gene encoding biosynthetic-type acetolactate synthase large subunit — translated: MKQTGSEILCESLLKEGVEVIFGYPGGQVLPLYHTLTDYPKLRHILVRHEQGAVHAADAYARVTGKVGVCLATSGPGATNLVTGLANAYIDSIPMVAITGQVPMAMIGRDAFQEADITGITLPITKHNYLVTDVNDLARTIKEAFYIAGTGRPGPVLIDLPRDIQQAAAEFHYPSKVHLPGYKPTRAGNQLQVKKAVKLIGEASKPVIIAGHGVRISGAYKELRQLAETTNIPVITTLLGISSFPETHELSLGMLGMHGLACANMAVTDSDLIIAIGMRFDDRATGKISAFAPSAKVVHIDIDPAEVGKNVKVDVPIVGDVRTVLLELNKEIAPGDHSDWLSRINGWKKEYPSGVEIRESDTILPQYVIRKIWEKTQGQATIVTGVGQHQMFAALHYYYDKPNSFITSGGLGTMGFELPAAFGAQVGLPGEPVWCIAGDGSIQMTIQELGTIRQENAPVKIAILNNGFLGMVRQWQELFYDHNYSATPLWCPDFIKISDGYSIPARNVTCKAEVEAAIEQAAATDGPFILNFIIEPEENVYPMVPPGAGINNILHEPKKEAC
- the purD gene encoding phosphoribosylamine--glycine ligase, which codes for MVIGGGGREHAIVWKLRQSPQVESIFVAPGNGGTAAIARNLDIEPTDFPRLLAAVESMGIDLVIVGPEAPLAAGLIDDFQSRRIPAFGPVKAAAQLESSKTFARSLMEKYAIPCAKGKSFSNYAEARAYLLEQTAPLVVKADGLAAGKGVSVCSTIAEAEAALANIMESRAFGQAGSTVVIEECLVGQEMSFLAFTDGKTLAVMPPACDYKRAFDGNLGPNTGGMGAYSPPTFLTPRLKARIESTVMEPVIRALASEGINYRGVIYAGLMLTESGPKVLEFNARFGDPETQIILPQLRTDLVDIMLNIINGTLEKVKVEWDNTSCVTVVMAAGGYPETYKKGLVINGLGDVDEQVTVFHAGTRLGNDGKVVTNGGRVLNITGCGESIAAAREIAYRNIGRITFEGAQYRSDIALFPGS